In one Pseudomonas sp. 31-12 genomic region, the following are encoded:
- a CDS encoding aldehyde dehydrogenase family protein, with protein MIYAQPGTPGAVVTFKPRYGNFIGGEFVAPVNGEYFTNSSPVTGEVIAEFPRSSAADIEKALDAAHAAADAWGKTSAQDRSLVLLKIADRIEQNLEILAVTETWDNGKAVRETLNADVPLAADHFRYFAGCIRAQEGGAAEINELTTAYHFHEPLGVVGQIIPWNFPLLMAAWKLAPALAAGNCVVLKPAEQTPLSIMVFAELIADLLPPGVLNIVQGFGREAGEALATSKRIAKIAFTGSTPIGAHIMKCAAENIIPSTVELGGKSPNIFFEDIMQAEPQFIEKAAEGLVLAFFNQGEVCTCPSRALVQESIYDDFMKVVMQKIVKIKRGNPLDTETMVGAQASEQQYDKILSYLKIAQEEGAELLTGGAAERLEGDLSTGYYIQPTLLKGHNKMRVFQEEIFGPVVGITTFKDEAEALAIANDSEFGLGAGLWTRDINRAYRMGRAIKAGRVWTNCYHLYPAHAAFGGYKKSGVGRENHKMMLDHYQQTKNLLVSYDINPMGFF; from the coding sequence ATGATCTATGCACAACCTGGAACACCCGGCGCCGTCGTGACCTTCAAACCGCGCTACGGCAATTTCATCGGCGGCGAGTTCGTTGCCCCGGTCAATGGCGAGTACTTCACCAATTCTTCGCCAGTCACCGGCGAAGTGATCGCTGAATTCCCGCGCTCCAGCGCCGCCGACATCGAAAAAGCCCTCGACGCCGCCCATGCTGCAGCAGATGCCTGGGGCAAGACCTCGGCTCAGGATCGCTCGTTGGTGCTGCTGAAAATCGCCGACCGCATCGAACAGAATCTGGAAATCCTCGCGGTCACCGAAACCTGGGACAACGGCAAAGCCGTGCGCGAAACACTGAACGCCGACGTGCCGCTGGCCGCCGACCATTTTCGTTATTTCGCCGGCTGCATCCGCGCTCAGGAAGGCGGCGCCGCCGAGATCAACGAACTGACCACCGCCTATCATTTCCACGAACCGCTGGGCGTGGTCGGGCAGATCATCCCGTGGAACTTCCCGCTGCTCATGGCCGCGTGGAAACTCGCCCCGGCCCTCGCTGCCGGTAACTGCGTGGTGCTCAAACCCGCCGAGCAGACGCCGCTGTCGATCATGGTCTTTGCTGAGTTGATCGCCGACTTGCTGCCACCTGGCGTGCTGAACATCGTCCAGGGTTTCGGCCGCGAAGCCGGTGAAGCGCTGGCCACCAGCAAGCGCATCGCCAAGATTGCCTTCACCGGTTCTACCCCGATCGGCGCGCACATCATGAAATGCGCGGCCGAGAACATCATTCCAAGCACCGTCGAGCTGGGCGGCAAGTCGCCGAACATCTTCTTCGAAGACATCATGCAAGCCGAGCCGCAGTTCATCGAGAAGGCCGCCGAAGGCCTGGTGCTGGCGTTCTTCAACCAGGGCGAAGTCTGCACCTGTCCGTCCCGTGCGCTGGTGCAGGAGTCGATCTACGACGACTTCATGAAAGTGGTGATGCAGAAGATCGTCAAGATCAAGCGCGGCAACCCGCTGGACACCGAAACCATGGTCGGCGCCCAGGCGTCCGAGCAGCAGTACGACAAGATTCTCTCGTACCTGAAAATCGCTCAGGAGGAGGGCGCCGAGCTGCTCACTGGCGGCGCGGCCGAACGCCTTGAAGGCGATTTGTCGACGGGTTATTACATCCAGCCGACCCTGCTCAAGGGCCACAACAAAATGCGCGTGTTCCAGGAAGAAATCTTCGGCCCGGTGGTGGGTATCACCACCTTCAAGGACGAAGCCGAAGCCCTGGCGATTGCCAACGACAGCGAGTTCGGCCTCGGCGCCGGCCTGTGGACCCGCGACATCAACCGCGCCTACCGCATGGGCCGGGCGATCAAGGCCGGGCGTGTCTGGACCAACTGCTATCACCTGTACCCGGCGCATGCTGCGTTCGGCGGCTACAAGAAGTCCGGTGTCGGCCGTGAAAACCACAAGATGATGCTCGACCATTATCAGCAGACCAAAAACCTGCTGGTGAGCTACGACATCAACCCGATGGGGTTCTTCTGA
- the pqqA gene encoding pyrroloquinoline quinone precursor peptide PqqA — translation MWNKPAFTDLRIGFEVTMYFANR, via the coding sequence ATGTGGAATAAACCCGCGTTCACCGATCTGCGCATTGGTTTCGAAGTGACGATGTATTTCGCCAACCGTTGA
- a CDS encoding ABC transporter substrate-binding protein has product MRLFAVLISAVLLCCQVVQAQVRTYDEMIATGELKVAVYKDFAPYSFEDAGQPRGVDVELAAALAKALGVRLTLIWAPAGEKLDDDLRDYIWRASQLHDLQLADLMMRVPYDRDYAQKRNEVGELENGHVVMFGPYQNEQWQVAYDRRRLESVGSVAVFEHHPIGVEVDSVPSFYLTSVFSGMLAGKTHHYPGVPQAFAAMKAGEVDAVMAMRGEIDWQVHEAKDPQVTLAENAYPNMGKQLWEIGMAVHESNRQLAYAVEEALEVLIREGAVKTIYGHYGLRYDVPEMYQQ; this is encoded by the coding sequence ATGCGCCTGTTCGCTGTGTTGATCAGCGCCGTGTTGCTGTGCTGCCAGGTCGTGCAGGCGCAGGTCCGTACCTATGACGAAATGATCGCCACCGGGGAGCTGAAAGTGGCTGTCTACAAGGACTTCGCCCCCTACAGTTTTGAAGACGCCGGCCAGCCCCGCGGGGTCGATGTCGAGCTCGCCGCAGCCTTGGCCAAAGCGCTGGGTGTGCGCCTGACGTTGATCTGGGCGCCCGCCGGCGAGAAGCTCGATGACGACCTGCGCGATTACATCTGGCGGGCCAGTCAGTTGCACGATCTGCAACTGGCCGACCTGATGATGCGCGTGCCATACGACCGCGATTACGCGCAAAAACGCAACGAAGTGGGTGAACTGGAAAACGGCCATGTGGTGATGTTCGGGCCGTACCAGAACGAACAATGGCAAGTCGCCTATGACCGCCGCCGTCTGGAATCGGTGGGCAGCGTCGCCGTGTTCGAACACCACCCGATCGGCGTCGAAGTCGACAGCGTGCCGTCGTTCTACCTGACCTCGGTGTTCAGCGGCATGCTTGCCGGCAAGACTCACCACTATCCCGGCGTGCCCCAAGCGTTTGCGGCGATGAAGGCCGGCGAAGTCGACGCAGTCATGGCCATGCGCGGCGAGATCGACTGGCAGGTTCATGAAGCCAAGGACCCACAAGTGACCTTGGCGGAAAACGCCTACCCGAACATGGGCAAGCAGCTCTGGGAGATCGGCATGGCGGTGCACGAAAGCAACCGTCAACTGGCCTATGCCGTGGAAGAGGCGCTGGAGGTGTTGATCCGCGAGGGTGCGGTCAAAACCATTTATGGCCATTACGGCCTGCGCTATGACGTGCCAGAGATGTATCAACAGTGA
- the pedF gene encoding cytochrome c-550 PedF, with protein sequence MTTKRNALLVAGLLAGFISAGSVWAHGNVVPQAIETKGLTPIKEAGLQVDADGWAAVNPYRTSPEHDKAVEIGSSAYNQNCAACHGLEAKSGGIAPDLRMLDVGEAGDEWFVERVRNGAVRDGRVYMPKMADYLSQEALWAVRTYLDSVHVEE encoded by the coding sequence ATGACAACAAAACGCAACGCCTTGCTCGTTGCCGGACTGCTGGCCGGTTTTATCAGTGCAGGCTCCGTCTGGGCCCATGGCAACGTGGTACCTCAGGCCATAGAAACCAAGGGACTGACCCCGATCAAGGAAGCCGGCTTGCAGGTGGATGCCGATGGTTGGGCGGCGGTGAACCCGTATCGCACCTCCCCGGAACACGATAAGGCTGTGGAAATCGGCTCTTCGGCCTACAACCAGAACTGTGCGGCCTGTCATGGCCTGGAAGCCAAGTCCGGCGGCATCGCCCCCGATCTGCGCATGCTCGATGTGGGCGAAGCGGGGGATGAATGGTTCGTCGAGCGCGTGCGCAACGGAGCCGTGCGCGATGGCCGGGTGTACATGCCGAAGATGGCTGATTACCTGAGTCAGGAAGCCTTGTGGGCCGTGCGCACTTACCTGGACAGTGTTCACGTCGAGGAGTAA
- a CDS encoding quinoprotein relay system zinc metallohydrolase 1, producing MRWMLLLFLSLSLPALADLDYELKPRQIAEDTWLLEGSTDNFAKANGGNIVNTAFIVTERGVVVIDTGPSKRYGEAMRKAIAATTDKPVIEVLLTHHHPDHVLGNQAFSDVPIGALPGTTELLHQQGDAMAENMYRLVGDWMRGTEVVLPTRTLAPAVLSFGNHDLRLLSLGGHTGADLAILDQQTGVLFAGDLVFYQRALTTPNSPGLSVWLADIATLQGLPWTLIVPGHGPVATDTKPFEQMRDYLGWLDQLMREGAANGSDMGEMIRSSIPERFAAISLSRYELIRSVSHLYPRYERAQMTRVDSTANK from the coding sequence ATGCGCTGGATGCTGCTGTTGTTTTTGAGCCTGAGCCTGCCGGCCCTGGCGGACCTTGACTATGAACTCAAGCCCCGGCAGATCGCCGAAGACACCTGGCTGCTGGAAGGCAGCACCGATAATTTCGCCAAGGCCAACGGCGGCAACATCGTCAATACCGCGTTCATCGTCACCGAACGCGGGGTGGTGGTGATCGATACCGGGCCGTCGAAACGTTATGGCGAAGCAATGCGCAAAGCCATTGCCGCGACCACCGACAAACCGGTGATCGAGGTGCTGCTGACCCATCACCATCCCGACCATGTGTTGGGTAACCAGGCCTTCAGCGACGTGCCGATCGGCGCGCTGCCCGGCACCACCGAGCTGCTGCATCAGCAGGGCGACGCCATGGCCGAGAACATGTATCGGCTGGTGGGCGACTGGATGCGTGGCACCGAGGTGGTGTTGCCGACGCGGACGCTGGCACCCGCCGTCCTCAGTTTTGGGAATCATGATCTGCGCCTGCTGAGCCTGGGTGGGCACACCGGCGCGGATCTGGCTATTCTCGACCAGCAAACCGGCGTGCTGTTTGCCGGGGACCTGGTGTTTTACCAACGGGCGCTGACCACGCCCAACAGCCCGGGGCTGTCGGTGTGGCTGGCGGACATCGCCACGCTGCAAGGCTTGCCGTGGACGCTGATCGTGCCCGGCCATGGGCCGGTGGCGACGGACACGAAACCGTTCGAGCAAATGCGCGACTACCTCGGCTGGCTCGATCAGCTGATGCGAGAGGGTGCAGCCAATGGCAGCGACATGGGCGAGATGATCCGCAGTTCCATACCTGAACGGTTCGCGGCGATCAGCCTGAGCCGCTATGAACTGATCCGCAGCGTCAGTCATCTCTATCCTCGCTACGAGCGCGCGCAAATGACCCGTGTCGATTCCACTGCAAACAAATGA
- the exaA gene encoding quinoprotein ethanol dehydrogenase: MTIRSLPALSPLTLAVQAFLLVSSLSLSAASYAATAPATPTRNVTWEDIANDHLTTKDVLQYGMGTNAQRWSPLAQVNDKNVFKLTPAWSYSFGDEKQRGQESQAIVSDGVVYVTGSYSRVFALDAKTGKRLWTYNHRLPDNIRPCCDVVNRGAAIFGDKIYFGTLDARLVALDKNTGKVVWNKKFGDHAAGYTMTGAPVLIKDKTTGKVLLIHGSSGDEFGVVGQLFARDPDTGEEVWMRPFVEGHMGRLNGKDSTTTGDVKAPSWPDDPTTETGKVEAWSHGGGAPWQSASFDPETNTIIVGAGNPGPWNTWARTSKDGNPHDYDSLYTSGQVGVDPSTGEVKWFYQHTPNDAWDFSGNNELVLFDYKDKDGKTIKATGHADRNGFFYVVDRNNGKLQNAFPFVDNITWASHIDLKTGKPVENPGQRPAKPLPGETKGKSVEVSPPFLGGKNWNPMAYSQDTGLFYIPGNQWKEEYWTEEVNYKKGSAYLGMGFRIKRMYDDHVGSLRAMNPTTGKVIWEHKEALPLWAGVLATKGNLVFTGTGDGFLKAFDAKTGAQLWKFQTGSGIVSPPITWEQDGEQYVGVTVGYGGAVPLWGGDMAELTKPVAQGGSFWVFKIPSWDNKTAQK; the protein is encoded by the coding sequence ATGACAATAAGATCGCTACCCGCCCTTTCCCCTTTGACCCTCGCCGTGCAGGCTTTTCTGCTGGTCAGCAGCCTGTCGCTGAGCGCGGCAAGTTATGCCGCGACGGCTCCCGCCACGCCCACCCGCAACGTGACATGGGAAGACATTGCCAATGATCACCTGACCACCAAGGACGTGCTGCAATACGGCATGGGCACCAACGCCCAGCGCTGGAGCCCGTTGGCCCAGGTCAACGACAAGAACGTGTTCAAACTGACGCCGGCCTGGTCCTACTCGTTCGGCGATGAAAAGCAGCGTGGCCAGGAATCCCAGGCCATCGTCAGCGACGGCGTGGTCTACGTCACCGGTTCGTACTCACGGGTATTCGCCCTGGACGCCAAGACCGGCAAGCGCCTGTGGACCTACAACCATCGCCTGCCGGACAACATTCGTCCGTGCTGCGACGTGGTCAATCGCGGTGCGGCGATCTTTGGCGACAAGATCTACTTCGGCACCCTCGACGCGCGCCTGGTCGCCCTGGACAAGAACACCGGCAAAGTGGTGTGGAACAAGAAGTTCGGCGACCACGCCGCCGGCTACACCATGACCGGCGCCCCGGTGCTGATCAAAGACAAGACCACCGGCAAAGTCCTTCTGATTCACGGCAGCTCCGGCGATGAGTTCGGCGTGGTCGGGCAGCTCTTCGCTCGCGACCCCGACACCGGTGAAGAAGTGTGGATGCGGCCTTTCGTCGAAGGCCACATGGGTCGCTTGAACGGCAAGGACAGCACCACCACCGGCGACGTCAAGGCGCCGTCCTGGCCGGATGATCCGACCACCGAAACCGGCAAGGTCGAAGCCTGGAGCCACGGCGGCGGTGCCCCTTGGCAGAGCGCGAGTTTCGATCCGGAAACCAACACCATCATCGTCGGCGCCGGCAACCCTGGCCCGTGGAATACCTGGGCGCGCACGTCCAAGGACGGCAATCCCCACGACTACGACAGCCTCTACACCTCCGGCCAGGTCGGCGTCGACCCGAGCACCGGTGAGGTGAAATGGTTCTACCAGCACACGCCAAACGATGCCTGGGATTTCTCCGGCAATAACGAGCTGGTGCTGTTCGATTACAAGGACAAGGACGGCAAAACGATCAAGGCCACCGGCCATGCGGACCGCAACGGTTTCTTCTACGTGGTGGACCGAAACAACGGCAAATTGCAGAACGCCTTCCCCTTCGTCGACAACATCACCTGGGCCAGCCACATCGACCTCAAGACCGGCAAACCGGTTGAGAACCCAGGCCAGCGTCCGGCCAAGCCACTACCGGGCGAGACCAAGGGCAAGTCGGTGGAAGTGTCGCCGCCGTTCCTCGGTGGCAAGAACTGGAACCCGATGGCGTACAGCCAGGACACCGGGCTGTTCTACATTCCGGGCAATCAGTGGAAAGAGGAGTACTGGACTGAAGAGGTCAACTACAAGAAAGGCTCGGCCTATCTGGGCATGGGTTTCCGCATCAAGCGCATGTACGACGACCACGTCGGCTCCTTGCGCGCCATGAACCCGACCACCGGCAAAGTGATTTGGGAGCACAAGGAAGCGCTGCCGCTGTGGGCCGGCGTATTGGCCACCAAAGGCAATCTGGTATTTACCGGCACCGGCGACGGTTTCCTCAAGGCCTTCGACGCGAAAACCGGCGCGCAGCTGTGGAAGTTCCAGACCGGCAGCGGCATCGTCTCGCCGCCGATCACCTGGGAACAGGATGGCGAGCAGTACGTCGGCGTGACCGTCGGTTATGGCGGCGCGGTGCCGTTGTGGGGCGGTGACATGGCTGAATTGACCAAACCGGTGGCTCAGGGCGGGTCGTTCTGGGTGTTCAAGATTCCGAGTTGGGACAACAAGACTGCGCAGAAGTAA
- the pqqC gene encoding pyrroloquinoline-quinone synthase PqqC, whose translation MTDQPMSPAEFEQALRAKGAYYHIHHPFHQAMYAGRATREQIQGWVANRFYYQVNIPLKDAAILANCPDRDVRREWLQRILDHDGVPGSEGGIEAWLRLGEAVGLDREQILSQELVLPGVRFAVDAYVNFARRACWQEAASSSLTELFAPQIHQSRLDAWPAHYPWIDPAGYDYFRTRLSQARRDVEHGLRITLAHYVTVEGQQRMLEILQFKLDVLWSMLDAMSMAYELGRPPYHTVTSENVWHRGIAL comes from the coding sequence ATGACAGACCAACCCATGTCCCCCGCCGAATTCGAGCAAGCCCTGCGCGCCAAAGGCGCCTATTACCACATCCATCACCCGTTCCACCAAGCCATGTACGCCGGCCGCGCCACCCGCGAGCAGATCCAGGGCTGGGTCGCCAATCGCTTCTACTACCAAGTCAACATCCCGCTGAAAGACGCCGCGATCCTCGCCAACTGCCCGGACCGCGACGTGCGCCGTGAATGGCTGCAACGCATCCTCGACCACGACGGCGTCCCCGGCAGTGAGGGCGGCATCGAAGCCTGGTTGCGTTTGGGCGAGGCGGTGGGGCTGGACCGTGAGCAAATCCTCTCCCAGGAATTGGTGCTGCCTGGCGTGCGTTTCGCCGTGGACGCCTACGTCAATTTCGCCCGACGCGCCTGTTGGCAGGAAGCGGCCAGCAGTTCGCTCACCGAGCTGTTCGCGCCGCAGATCCACCAGTCCCGTCTCGACGCCTGGCCCGCGCATTACCCGTGGATCGACCCGGCCGGTTATGACTATTTCCGCACACGCCTGAGCCAGGCGCGGCGCGATGTCGAGCATGGTTTGCGCATCACCCTGGCCCACTACGTCACGGTCGAAGGCCAGCAACGCATGCTGGAAATTCTGCAGTTCAAGCTCGACGTGCTGTGGAGCATGCTCGACGCAATGAGCATGGCCTACGAACTGGGGCGCCCGCCGTATCACACCGTGACCTCGGAAAATGTCTGGCACCGGGGGATCGCCCTGTGA
- a CDS encoding PQQ-dependent methanol/ethanol family dehydrogenase, whose protein sequence is MTHPARRQPFVLSVLLSAMLLSGTALAGVSDQDILQDPKNPEQIVTNGLGVQGQRYSPLDTLNVNNVKDLRPVWAFSFGGEKQRGQQAQPMIKDGVMYMTGSYSRVFAVDARTGKKLWQYDARLPDDIRPCCDVINRGVALYGDLVFFGTLDAKLVALNKDTGKVVWSKKVADHKEGYSISAAPLVINGKLITGVAGGEFGVVGKIEAYDPKNGDLLWTRPTVEGHMGYTYKDGKAVENGISGGEAGKTWPGDLWKTGGAAPWLGGYYDPETNLLLFGTGNPAPWNSHLRPGDNLYSSSRLALNPDDGTIKWHFQSTPHDGWDYDGVNELVSFNYTEGGKEIKAAATADRNGFFYVLDRTNGKFIRGFPFVDKITWATGLDKEGRPIYNEASRPGAPGTEAKGGSVFVAPAFLGAKNWMPMAYNKDTGLFYVPSNEWGMDIWNEGIAYKKGAAFLGAGFTIKPLNEDYIGVLRAIDPKTGKEVWRHKNFAPLWGGVLTTKGNLVFTGTPEGFLQAFNAKTGEKVWEFQTGSGVLGSPVTWEMDGEQYVSVLSGWGGAVPLWGGEVAKRIKDFNQGGMLWTFKLPKDLVVAKH, encoded by the coding sequence ATGACCCACCCCGCACGTCGCCAACCCTTCGTCCTTAGCGTGCTGCTCAGTGCCATGCTGTTGTCCGGCACCGCGCTGGCCGGCGTCTCCGATCAGGACATTCTCCAGGACCCCAAGAACCCGGAGCAGATCGTCACCAATGGTCTGGGCGTCCAGGGTCAGCGCTACAGCCCGCTGGATACGCTCAACGTCAACAACGTCAAGGACCTGCGGCCGGTCTGGGCGTTCTCTTTCGGCGGGGAAAAACAGCGCGGTCAGCAAGCACAGCCGATGATCAAGGACGGCGTGATGTACATGACCGGTTCCTACTCGCGGGTGTTTGCGGTGGATGCGCGCACCGGCAAGAAGCTCTGGCAATACGATGCGCGCCTGCCCGATGACATCCGTCCGTGCTGCGACGTGATCAACCGGGGCGTCGCGCTGTATGGCGATCTGGTGTTCTTCGGCACCCTCGACGCCAAGCTGGTGGCCCTGAACAAGGACACCGGCAAAGTGGTCTGGAGCAAGAAAGTCGCCGACCACAAGGAAGGCTATTCGATCAGCGCCGCGCCGTTGGTGATCAACGGCAAACTGATTACCGGCGTGGCCGGTGGTGAGTTCGGCGTGGTCGGCAAGATCGAAGCCTACGACCCGAAAAACGGCGACCTGCTGTGGACCCGACCTACCGTCGAAGGCCACATGGGTTACACCTACAAGGACGGCAAAGCGGTAGAAAACGGCATCTCCGGCGGTGAAGCCGGCAAGACTTGGCCTGGCGATCTGTGGAAGACCGGCGGCGCTGCACCTTGGCTGGGCGGTTACTACGACCCGGAAACCAATCTGCTGCTGTTCGGCACCGGCAACCCGGCGCCATGGAACTCGCACCTGCGTCCTGGCGACAACCTCTACTCGTCGTCACGTCTGGCGCTGAACCCGGACGACGGCACCATCAAGTGGCACTTCCAGAGCACGCCACACGACGGTTGGGACTATGACGGCGTGAACGAACTGGTGTCGTTCAACTACACCGAAGGCGGCAAAGAGATCAAAGCTGCCGCCACCGCTGACCGTAATGGTTTCTTCTACGTGCTCGACCGCACCAACGGCAAATTCATCCGTGGCTTCCCGTTCGTGGACAAGATCACCTGGGCCACCGGCCTCGATAAAGAGGGGCGGCCGATCTACAACGAAGCCAGCCGTCCAGGCGCGCCCGGCACCGAAGCCAAGGGCGGTTCGGTGTTCGTAGCGCCGGCATTCCTCGGTGCGAAAAACTGGATGCCGATGGCCTACAACAAGGACACCGGGCTGTTCTACGTGCCGTCCAACGAGTGGGGCATGGACATCTGGAACGAAGGCATCGCCTACAAGAAAGGCGCGGCGTTCCTCGGCGCCGGTTTCACCATCAAGCCGTTGAATGAAGACTACATCGGCGTGCTGCGTGCAATCGATCCGAAGACCGGCAAGGAAGTCTGGCGCCACAAGAACTTCGCGCCGCTGTGGGGCGGGGTGCTGACCACCAAGGGCAACCTGGTGTTCACCGGTACGCCGGAAGGTTTCCTCCAGGCCTTCAATGCCAAGACCGGCGAGAAAGTCTGGGAATTCCAGACCGGCTCCGGCGTCCTCGGTTCGCCTGTGACCTGGGAAATGGATGGCGAGCAGTACGTCTCGGTGCTGTCCGGCTGGGGCGGCGCCGTACCGCTGTGGGGCGGCGAAGTGGCCAAGCGCATCAAGGACTTCAACCAGGGCGGGATGCTCTGGACCTTCAAACTGCCCAAAGACCTGGTCGTGGCCAAGCACTGA
- a CDS encoding quinoprotein dehydrogenase-associated SoxYZ-like carrier, which translates to MNWRASCLLLCWLPLAAHAGAVEPGKDPVPSVMWAFYHKQMLGDAPFIFDDRVKLLAPPFAEDARQVPLEIDARAFKGEVVKILAWAELNPLPKIVDFQPVDRVLPWLSIRIRIEQATPLRAAVLTRDGLWHVGSTLIDAAGGGCTAPSVVRTQPGWEDHIGEVLGGRYPRGEFSRVRLQVAHPMDNGMVSGIPEFFINHAELRDQNDQLLARLELFPAVSENPSLAFDIEGAGQTRLLLRDNSGNQFDAAIP; encoded by the coding sequence GTGAACTGGCGAGCGAGTTGCCTGTTGCTCTGCTGGCTACCCTTGGCCGCGCATGCTGGCGCCGTCGAGCCGGGCAAAGACCCGGTGCCGTCGGTGATGTGGGCGTTCTATCACAAGCAGATGCTCGGCGATGCACCGTTCATTTTCGATGACCGGGTGAAGCTGCTGGCACCGCCGTTTGCCGAAGACGCCCGGCAAGTGCCACTGGAAATCGACGCCCGTGCGTTCAAAGGCGAGGTGGTGAAAATCCTCGCCTGGGCGGAACTCAATCCCTTGCCGAAGATCGTTGATTTCCAACCGGTCGACCGCGTCCTGCCGTGGCTGTCGATCCGCATTCGTATCGAGCAGGCCACGCCGTTGCGCGCGGCAGTGCTGACCCGTGATGGGCTCTGGCATGTCGGCTCTACGTTGATCGATGCGGCGGGCGGCGGATGCACGGCGCCGAGTGTGGTGCGCACCCAGCCAGGCTGGGAAGACCACATCGGCGAAGTGCTGGGCGGTCGTTATCCCCGTGGCGAATTCAGCCGTGTGCGCCTGCAAGTGGCGCATCCGATGGACAACGGCATGGTCAGCGGCATCCCGGAATTTTTCATCAACCATGCCGAACTGCGCGACCAAAACGATCAGTTGCTGGCTCGTCTTGAACTGTTTCCCGCCGTCAGCGAAAACCCCAGCCTGGCCTTCGACATCGAGGGGGCAGGGCAGACGCGCCTGTTGCTGCGCGACAACAGCGGCAATCAATTCGATGCGGCCATACCCTGA
- the pqqB gene encoding pyrroloquinoline quinone biosynthesis protein PqqB, giving the protein MHIRVLGSAAGGGFPQWNCNCRQCAGMRNGSLRAQRRTQSSIALSDNGVEWVLCNASPDIRAQLEGFPELQPARRLRDTAIAAVVLLDSQIDHCTGLLSLREGCPHSVWCTERVHQDLSSGFPLFPMLEHWNGGLQWQPVALDRESFTIAACEHLQFRAIPLVSNAPPYSPNRGNPQPGDTIGLFIEDLRNGASVFYAPGLGQIDDEVLSWMQRADCLLLDGTLWRDDEMRVCEVGQSLGSEMGHLPQSGPGGMLEVLDDFPRQRKVLIHINNTNPILDEDSAERALLERRGIEVSYDGMSIEL; this is encoded by the coding sequence ATGCACATCCGCGTTCTCGGTTCCGCCGCTGGTGGCGGTTTTCCGCAATGGAACTGCAACTGCCGCCAATGCGCCGGGATGCGCAATGGCAGCCTGCGGGCGCAACGGCGCACGCAGTCGTCGATTGCCCTGAGCGACAACGGTGTGGAGTGGGTGCTGTGCAATGCGTCACCGGACATTCGCGCGCAGCTTGAAGGTTTCCCGGAGCTACAACCGGCCCGTCGCTTGCGCGATACGGCGATCGCCGCGGTCGTCCTGCTGGACAGCCAGATCGACCATTGCACCGGTCTGTTGAGCCTGCGCGAAGGCTGCCCGCATTCGGTCTGGTGCACGGAGCGTGTTCATCAAGACCTGAGCAGTGGCTTTCCCTTGTTCCCCATGCTTGAACACTGGAACGGCGGGTTGCAGTGGCAACCGGTCGCGCTCGACCGTGAATCGTTCACCATCGCGGCCTGCGAACACCTGCAATTTCGTGCGATTCCCCTGGTGAGCAACGCACCGCCGTACTCGCCCAATCGCGGCAATCCGCAGCCGGGCGACACCATTGGCCTGTTTATCGAAGACCTGCGCAACGGCGCCAGCGTGTTCTACGCCCCGGGCCTTGGGCAAATCGACGACGAAGTCCTGAGCTGGATGCAGCGCGCCGATTGCCTGCTGCTGGACGGCACGTTGTGGCGCGACGACGAGATGCGCGTGTGCGAAGTCGGCCAGAGCCTGGGCAGTGAAATGGGGCATCTGCCACAGAGCGGTCCTGGCGGGATGCTTGAGGTGCTTGATGACTTCCCACGCCAGCGCAAGGTGCTGATCCACATTAACAACACCAATCCGATTCTCGATGAAGACTCGGCTGAGCGGGCGTTGCTGGAGCGGCGGGGGATTGAAGTGTCCTACGACGGCATGAGTATTGAGTTGTAG